Sequence from the Pedobacter sp. D749 genome:
CACTCAAAAACTCAGCACTTAAACTTTCTACACTGATCAGTACCACATTCATTTTGTTTTCAGTACCTGTGTTACTGATGGTTCTGGATGTATTTTTAAATGCTCCGTTTTTGGAAGTTGAATCTTGTTGCAGTAAATGACTCAGAATAGCTGCTGCATTGTTAATCGGTAGCGTTTTATAAAAAGTATTATAATCCAATTGATTGTTCCAGAAGGCAAATCCAAAATCGTACATACCATTACCCGAAAGCTCATTTACATATTGATTTTTGCTGTAATACTTCCATTTATGGCTTACCCCAAAATAAGTAAGCACAGGAAGGCACAAAAGAATCAGGGCAATTATACTGCGTTTGCCGAAACTGGTTTTATGGGTTGTAGAGGAGGTAATGAAATTTCTTAAGCAATAAACAATTAGCAATGTGGCAATAACCAGGCCTACCATAATACTGTTAATGGGGTAAGATTGGCGGATATTTCCAATAACTTCTGTGGTATACACCAGGTAATCGACCGCTATGAAATTATAACGAACCGAAAATTCTTCCCAGAAAAACCATTCTGAGATGGCATTGAAAATAAGGGTAAAAACAACAAAGAAAAAGTAGATGAACAACAATATCCTGTTGAATTTGCTGGTGTACCATTTGGAAGGGAATATCCATAAGTAAATTACAATTGGAATTACCGCAAAAGACGCAGCCGCAAGGTCGTAAAATAGACCAACAACCAGAATTTTAAGGAGATTCAAGATCGACCAATCAACAGCAGATGCACTATAAATTAATAGGGCCACTCTAGTAATCAATGAAATGCTGCACAATAGTGCGACAACTAAAAAGACTGGTCCAAACCTGTGGTTTAGTACCCTATTTGTTTTTTCTTTAATGCTCATAATTAATGATGGATCCAAAGCTTAAATTTTACTTGCCAGGTATTAAGTAATTTGGCGAAGGTAGTTTTCAATTCTGAAGAAATCCTGAAGGTTTGGTTAGGCTTAAAGGTATTATTAAAGTATTATACTTAATAATTTATTAATCTTATTTTAATCTGGGGTGTGATCCAGGGAAATCGCTTTTAACATTTCTCTGATAATTCTTCTTCTTTCTGCGCATGCCTAAGCGTTATGTTTGGCACGGAAGCACGAAAAATACGGAAAGACTTTAATTTCCTCCGTGATTTCTGTGTTTCCGTGGCTAATTAATTTCTGCACATGTTTTAAAAGCAATTTCCCTTTGGTATGCTCAATTACCACGCTACTTTCTATTGTTAAACTTATTCCTATAATACAGGTATAAAAGCGTAACCGTTACGATGGACTTTCGATGCACTTAAGCCGGGGTTTCGTCGGACTTATGACAATTGTATCCGAATAAAAGCCGGCTTAAGTCAGAAATAAATACAGCTTATTTGTTTATTAATCAGTAATTTACTATGTTGTATAGCCTAAGCTAATGCAATCATGGGAAAAATAGAAAACGGAATTAATGGCGGCTTCACCGGGACAGTAGGTGCCGTGACCGGTTATTACCTGAACGGGAAATGGGTCATCAGGAGCAAACGCAAAAAATCCATCACAAACAAAACCGGTAGTGCTGATCAAAAGGCCAGCAGATCCCGTTTTACCATGATGCAGACCTTCTTAAGCCCTATGGTTGCTTTTATCAGGATTGGTTTTAACCTGGAATCGAAAAAACGCATGATGACCGCCCATAATGTTGCAAAATCGTATAATATGCTAAATGCACAAAATATTGCCGGCGAAATCGACTATGCCTCGATACGTTTAAGCTTTGGAAATGCCAGCGGAGCCGAAGGTGTTCAACTGGAGAAGGATGATGCAGGCGTATATTTCAGCTGGATTGATAATTCAAATGGCAATAATACAAGGAAATATGATCAGGTAATGCTGATGGCGTATGATGTGGACAATAAAACGGCTGTATTCGAAACAGGCGGTGCCAGGCGATTTAAAGAAAGGGATACCCTGGCGCTACCCTCCTTTTATAAGGGCAGGACCTTCCATACCTGGATTGCTTTCATTGCAGACGATAGAATGGAAATATCGATGAGCAGCTATTGTGGCAGTTTCGTTTTTTAATAGTGGTAATAACCTGAGTTCGATTAATATTTACAGCAATTATCTGCTTTTTATCGTTCTAGGCTAGGCGTCACGTCATGCTGAATTTATTTTACAAGTAGAGATGATGTTTTCAATTGCCTTTTAGCAACTTCGTGGTCAGCATCTTATTTGCAGGAAAGGCCCTGAAATGAATCCGATACCTATCGGATCAGGGTGACGACCCGTTTATGCAAAATGTTTATACAGAACAATAAATGAGCATTATTAATCGAACTGAGGTTAATAATTTAATTTATCTGTCAAATTAACACTCAAAACTAAGCCCGTCATAAGCCAGCCTGATGTTCGGTGGTAAGTCATTTGTGCGCCAACCCTTTGTGCAAATTCAATTGCCTCATTTAAGGTGAAATGAGAGATGTGCGGCTCTTTTTGCAAAGCATTTAATACCAATATCTTTGTTCCTTTTATTTTTTCAAAACTTTGCTCCGATATCGTTTAATTTACTGGAATGGTAATCGTATTTTTAATTTTCAGGTTTTAATGATTACTTTATGTTTAACGAAATAATTAACCAATGAAAATTTTAGTCATTGAGGATGAACAGGCTTTATTAGAAAGTATCCTTGCTTATTTTACAGGCGAGGGCAACATTTGCGAGCATGCTTCAGATTTTGCCGCTGCCAATGAAAAAATATCACTTTATAGCTATGATTGTATTCTTTTGGATCTAGGTTTGCCCGGTGGGGAAGGACTGGAACTGTTAACCAAGCTTAAACAACTAAAAAAAAGAGATGGAGTATTAATTATTTCTGCACGCCACTCTTTAGATGATAAATTGATGGGGCTGGATCTTGGTGCAGATGATTACTTGGTTAAGCCTTTTCATTTGTCAGAGCTTAAAGCGCGTGTAAGTGCTATTATCCGCAGAAAAAATTTTGACGGCAACAATGTTATTCTTTTCAACGAGATAACCATTGATGTTTCAGCAATGAAAATTACCGTTAAAGGCAATCAGGCATTCCTCACCAAAAAAGAGTTCGACCTGTTGGTGTATTTTCTTTCTAACCGTAATAAAGTGGTCACTAAAAATGCAATGGCCGAGCATCTTTGGGGCGATGAAATGGACCTGTCGGATGATTTCGACTTTATTTATACTCACGTTAAAAATCTCCGTAAAAAACTGCTCGAAGCCGGAGCAGCAGATTATCTTCGTTCTGTTTATGGGATAGGCTATAAATTTGGCGATATATGAAACTCTCCAACCGTTACAATAAGGCAAATATTTTAACCTCTATCTTTGTATTAATCATTACGGGCATTATTTACTACGTTGTAATCCATTTTATTTTAACCGAAAAATTAGATCGCGATTTAGCTGTTGAAGAAAATGAAATTAACCAGTATGTAAACACTTTCCATAAACTCCCTTTACCTGCAAGCTATCTCGATCAACAGATATCATATAAAACCCTAAACGGAATTAATTCAGAAAGAGAATTTCTAAATACCATTTATTTTAACCCGAAAGAACGTGAAAACGAACCTGGGCGGAGTCTCGTCACCGTTGTACATTTAGATGGTAAAACCATAGCGGTAACCATAACCAAATCGAGGGTAGAATCAGAAAACCTGATTAGGATCATTCTTTTAATAACGCTCGGAATTACGGTTGTTTTGCTTTTATCCTTATTGCTGATCAACAGGTTTGTACTGAACAGGCTTTGGCGTCCCTTTTATTCTATTTTGAGCCGGATGAAAGCTTTCGAAGTAACCCGAATGGATACTATTGAACAAGAGCCAACTAAAATTGATGAGTTTAACGAGCTTAATAAGTCTGTAAATGCCATGGCCGAAAGGGTAAGGCAAGACTATAAGGAACTAAAAAGTTTTACTGATAATGCCTCGCACGAAATGATGACTCCATTAGCCGTAATTAATTCTAAATTAGATTCTTTGCTGCAAACAGAGTCGTTTACCGAGCAGCAGGGCGCATTATTGGAAGATATTTATCATGCCACGGGCAAATTATCAAGATTGCATCAATCGCTATTATTGTTGGCCAAAATTGAAAATAACCTGATTCCCGATTTTCAGCATATCGAACTTAAAGAAATAGTAGAGGCGAAGACTCGCCAGTTTCAAGAGTTATTGGAAAAAGACGGACTGATCCTGACAGAAGATCTTGCCCCGGTTGAGGTTAAAATGAGCCGTTACCTGGCAGATATTCTGTTGAACAATCTTTTTAGTAATGCGGTACGGCATAATGTAAGTGGTGGGTACATTCATGTTAAACTTGATCAGCAGGGCTTAATCATTTCCAATTCTGGAAACCCAGGTCATCTGCAAACCAAAATCTTCGATCGCTTTTCAAAAGCTATAGATTCTGAAGGCATGGGGCTGGGGTTAGCCATAACCAAACAGATCTGTAACCTTTATGGCTTTCGCATCGGTTATCACGAAGAAAGTGGTGAACATGTTTTTACAGTCTATTTTGGTGGTTAATGTGTTCGTTTTTTACACATCGTCATGCTGAACCTGTTTCACTGTTGTCTGATAAAAATTTGATGTGGTGATGGGTGTTACCACCTGTCATTATCGAATTACTCATTACGAATCTGATTTAAAAAATAGTTTCGTTCACCCATATCTTCAGAATTTCTCCATAATTCAATCATATTTTTGATTAAAAGTTAAACTATGAAAAGGTTTTTAGGAATGCTGTTGATTATGGTAATTTATACCAGTCAAACTTATGCCACTGCCGTTATTCATTCGATCCAAATTATAGATTCTGTTAAAAATGTTCCTGCAGATTCGTTAGGACGATGGTATGCTGGTAATCCGATCCAGAAAAGAAGGTTTCAGGCAACAGCATTTATTGCACCGGTTTTACTTGCCGGCTACGGTTTTGCAGCTGTTTATGATCATGGTGCGTTAAAACAACTGGATATAAGTACCAGGGCAGAATTACAGGAAGATCATCCTTTATTTGCGGCCCATGTTGATGATTATCTTCAATTTGCACCTGCTGCTGCCGTATATGCACTAAATTTATCAGGTATAAAAGGTAAACACAATTTGTTTGATGCTTCGATGTTATATGCTACATCAGCTGCAATTATGGGTGTTTCTACCCATTTTGTGAAACAGGGCGTTGGTAGAGAACGGCCTGATGGATCGGGGACAAATTCTTTTCCTTCAGGGCATACCGCTTCTGCATTTATGGCTGCTGAATTTCTGCACCAGGAGTATAAAGATGTTAACCCATGGATAGGTTATGCTGGTTATTTTGTTGCAACGGCAACCGGAACATTGCGGATGTATAATAATAAACACTGGTTTAGTGATGTTGTGGCCGGTGCCGGATTCGGGATTGCTTCCACAAAGATATCTTATCTTGTATATCCATATATCAAAAGCCTTTTTACCACAAAAAAAGATGGGAATTTTACATTTATGCCCTTCCACCAACAAGGTAGCACGGGTTTAATGCTTTCGGGCAGATTTTAATATTGTTCAATATTTTTTTGAATTGAAATCATCCAAAAATGAATATAAAGTTGAAATGCCTGATTCTATGCTTGATTACTTTTTGGGTGACTGGTGCTGTGGCGCAAACGGTCTCAAAAAATCTCGATTATTATTTAAAACAAGCTGAATTTACAAGTCCGGTACTTAAGGATTTGCAGAACCAACAACGTTCGGCTGGGATAGATAGTTTAATTGTTCGGGCTACCGGAGGTCCACAGGTTACGGCCAGTTCTGCAGGAATGTATGCGCCAATTGTTCGTAGTTATGGTTATGATGAAGTGCTTACCAATGGACAGGCGTTAGAAGCACTACTTAATGTGAATTATGATCTGCTGAACAAGAAACGTATCAATAACCAGCTTGAGGCCATTAAAATCCAAAACGATTCCATTAAATATGCCGGACAACTGTCACTGTATGATTTGCAAAGATCTATTGCCGATCAGTATATTTTGGCCTATGCCAGCCAAGAGCAGGTAGGTTTTAATAGGGAAGTGGTTACGCTGCTCGAACAAGAAGAAGCACTGTTTAAAAAATTAACAAGAAGCAATATTTATAAACAATCAGAATATTTAACTTTTCTGGTTACGCTACAACAACAACAGTTGGTAGTAAAACAGGCCGAACTACAGTTTAAAAATGATTATGCCACTTTAAACTATCTGGCGGGCATTGCTGATACCACACAAGTTAAGTTAGCTGATCCCCAATTGCAGGTCGCCAGCACCTCAATTGATCATAGCTTTTTTAATAAACGTTTTGATATAGACAGTTTAAAAAACATCAATCAAAAAAACGCGATCAACTTTAACTATAAACCCAAACTTGGAGTGTATGCAAATGGTGGGTATAATTCTTCATTTGTTTTGCAACCCTATAAAAATTTTGGTTCAAGTATTGGCTTTACTTTTTCAGTTCCCATTTACGATGGTCATCAGAAAAAAATGCAGTACAATAAGCTCAGTCTTTCTTCTAAAACCATATCTGGTTACCGCGATTTTTTTGTTCGACAACAGCAACAGCAGCTAAATCTGATCCGTCAACAGATTAACCAGACTGATGCGCTTTTTCCAAAAATTAACGAGCAGATCCGTTTTAGCAAGGGTTTGATCGAGGTAGATAGCAAATTGATGCATACTGGCGATTTAAAAGTGGCCGATTTTGTTATTGCGATCAACAACTATATGGCCGCTCAAAATTTATTGCGCCAAACGAATATTAACCGTTTAAAACTGATCAATCAATTTAATTACTGGAACCGATAACCATGAATAGCTATCTAAAATTAATGTATAGTGGTATTGCCACTCTGCTTGTTTTTTCGGGATGTAATCATTCTGCCCCGGCAGAAGCAGTAGATGAGCCCTCGCCAATTACACCGGTTCAGGTGACAACTGTTCGAGATAGTTCTCTTTCTGAATATGTAGCGCTTTCGGCGGTTTCGGCCTATCTGGAGAAAAGTTTTGTGAAAGCAAACATCAATGGTTATGTAGAAAATACCCAGGTTGTATTGGGCAAGCAGGTGGGCAGCCATCAATTGTTGTTTAGTTTAATCACCAAAGAAGCAAAATCTATTGGCAATAGCGTAAATAAACTCGATGCCGGTTTTAAATTTTCTGGTATTTCCAATATCAGGGCCGATCAAGCCGGAACAATTATCCAGGTAAATCATCAAAAGGGCGATTATGTACAGGATGGAGAAGCTTTGGCTACCATCAGCAACCGTAATAGCCTGGTTTTTCTGCTCGATCTGCCTTACGAATATCATCAGCTGATCACTCAGAATAGAAGCTTAGATATCCTCTTACCGGACGGAACCAAAATAACCGGAACTGTTTCAGGAACAATGCCTGCTGTCGATTCATCGGCACAGACCCAACGTTATATCCTTAAAGTGGGGGGAGGTAAAGATATTCCCGAAGGTTTGATTGCGAAAGTGAGGTTAACGAAGGTAAAACATGCACAGGCCCAGGTATTGCCA
This genomic interval carries:
- a CDS encoding DUF6266 family protein; this encodes MGKIENGINGGFTGTVGAVTGYYLNGKWVIRSKRKKSITNKTGSADQKASRSRFTMMQTFLSPMVAFIRIGFNLESKKRMMTAHNVAKSYNMLNAQNIAGEIDYASIRLSFGNASGAEGVQLEKDDAGVYFSWIDNSNGNNTRKYDQVMLMAYDVDNKTAVFETGGARRFKERDTLALPSFYKGRTFHTWIAFIADDRMEISMSSYCGSFVF
- a CDS encoding response regulator transcription factor, with protein sequence MKILVIEDEQALLESILAYFTGEGNICEHASDFAAANEKISLYSYDCILLDLGLPGGEGLELLTKLKQLKKRDGVLIISARHSLDDKLMGLDLGADDYLVKPFHLSELKARVSAIIRRKNFDGNNVILFNEITIDVSAMKITVKGNQAFLTKKEFDLLVYFLSNRNKVVTKNAMAEHLWGDEMDLSDDFDFIYTHVKNLRKKLLEAGAADYLRSVYGIGYKFGDI
- a CDS encoding HAMP domain-containing sensor histidine kinase, which codes for MKLSNRYNKANILTSIFVLIITGIIYYVVIHFILTEKLDRDLAVEENEINQYVNTFHKLPLPASYLDQQISYKTLNGINSEREFLNTIYFNPKERENEPGRSLVTVVHLDGKTIAVTITKSRVESENLIRIILLITLGITVVLLLSLLLINRFVLNRLWRPFYSILSRMKAFEVTRMDTIEQEPTKIDEFNELNKSVNAMAERVRQDYKELKSFTDNASHEMMTPLAVINSKLDSLLQTESFTEQQGALLEDIYHATGKLSRLHQSLLLLAKIENNLIPDFQHIELKEIVEAKTRQFQELLEKDGLILTEDLAPVEVKMSRYLADILLNNLFSNAVRHNVSGGYIHVKLDQQGLIISNSGNPGHLQTKIFDRFSKAIDSEGMGLGLAITKQICNLYGFRIGYHEESGEHVFTVYFGG
- a CDS encoding phosphatase PAP2 family protein — its product is MKRFLGMLLIMVIYTSQTYATAVIHSIQIIDSVKNVPADSLGRWYAGNPIQKRRFQATAFIAPVLLAGYGFAAVYDHGALKQLDISTRAELQEDHPLFAAHVDDYLQFAPAAAVYALNLSGIKGKHNLFDASMLYATSAAIMGVSTHFVKQGVGRERPDGSGTNSFPSGHTASAFMAAEFLHQEYKDVNPWIGYAGYFVATATGTLRMYNNKHWFSDVVAGAGFGIASTKISYLVYPYIKSLFTTKKDGNFTFMPFHQQGSTGLMLSGRF
- a CDS encoding efflux RND transporter periplasmic adaptor subunit translates to MNSYLKLMYSGIATLLVFSGCNHSAPAEAVDEPSPITPVQVTTVRDSSLSEYVALSAVSAYLEKSFVKANINGYVENTQVVLGKQVGSHQLLFSLITKEAKSIGNSVNKLDAGFKFSGISNIRADQAGTIIQVNHQKGDYVQDGEALATISNRNSLVFLLDLPYEYHQLITQNRSLDILLPDGTKITGTVSGTMPAVDSSAQTQRYILKVGGGKDIPEGLIAKVRLTKVKHAQAQVLPKSAVLANETEDEFWVMKLINDSTAIRINVKKGIENQNTIEVLDPKFSKTDRIITAGNYGIADTAKVKIQK